From the genome of Desertibacillus haloalkaliphilus, one region includes:
- a CDS encoding NRAMP family divalent metal transporter, with the protein MSQHSSNDQKNERKNRLSVMAGAAFLMATSAIGPGFLTQTAVFTEQLLASFAFVILASVILDIGAQVNIWRIIAVSKMKGQDIANAVFPGLGYAVAFFIVLGGLAFNIGNVGGGGLGVNALLGFDPVIGAVITGLICVGIFLSKEAGMAMDKIVRYLGGLMILLTTYVMFVSQPPVAEAALRTVAPLEIDMLAIITIVGGTVGGYITFAGGHRLLDAGISGQENLRHVTNTAVSGIVVASIMRVILFLAVLGVVSAGFALDPDNPTASVFQIAAGEIGFRIFGLVLWAAAITSVVGAAYTSVSFLTTFHPSIERNKKYWTVGFIVASTTIFALIGQPVTLLILAGAFNGLILPLALGSILFAAHRSSIVGKYKHPIWMTTFGGIIVLLTTFLGIRTLITNIPQLF; encoded by the coding sequence ATGAGTCAACATTCATCAAACGATCAAAAAAACGAGCGAAAGAATCGCTTAAGTGTCATGGCAGGGGCAGCTTTTTTGATGGCTACATCTGCAATCGGACCAGGATTTTTGACACAAACGGCTGTGTTTACTGAACAGTTGTTAGCAAGTTTTGCTTTTGTTATTTTAGCATCGGTGATTTTAGATATTGGAGCACAGGTAAATATATGGCGCATCATTGCCGTTTCTAAGATGAAAGGACAAGACATTGCCAATGCGGTGTTTCCAGGCCTGGGGTATGCCGTCGCCTTCTTCATTGTCTTAGGAGGTCTTGCGTTTAACATTGGAAACGTTGGTGGAGGTGGATTAGGGGTAAATGCACTTCTAGGTTTTGACCCCGTGATTGGTGCGGTCATTACCGGACTGATTTGTGTGGGGATCTTTTTATCGAAGGAAGCTGGAATGGCGATGGACAAAATCGTTCGCTATCTAGGTGGTTTAATGATCCTACTTACGACGTATGTGATGTTTGTTAGTCAGCCACCAGTCGCAGAGGCGGCATTACGAACCGTTGCACCGCTAGAGATTGATATGTTAGCCATTATTACGATTGTCGGTGGGACCGTTGGTGGCTATATTACCTTTGCAGGGGGTCACCGTCTCTTAGATGCCGGCATTTCAGGTCAAGAAAATCTTCGTCATGTCACAAATACAGCGGTTTCAGGAATTGTAGTTGCTTCGATTATGCGAGTGATTCTATTTTTAGCTGTACTTGGAGTTGTATCAGCTGGGTTTGCATTAGATCCTGATAATCCAACAGCATCAGTGTTCCAAATTGCAGCCGGTGAAATCGGCTTCCGTATCTTTGGGCTTGTCCTATGGGCTGCGGCGATTACGTCTGTGGTTGGTGCCGCATATACGTCTGTTTCTTTTTTAACAACGTTTCACCCGAGCATTGAACGAAACAAAAAATATTGGACTGTTGGCTTTATTGTTGCTTCAACAACGATCTTTGCTCTTATTGGTCAGCCGGTAACATTATTGATTTTAGCAGGGGCCTTTAACGGGTTAATTTTACCGTTAGCTTTAGGTTCGATTTTATTTGCTGCTCATCGCTCTTCGATTGTTGGTAAGTACAAGCATCCGATTTGGATGACGACTTTTGGTGGAATTATCGTACTTTTGACAACATTCTTAGGAATCAGGACTTTAATTACGAACATTCCACAGTTATTCTAG
- the pxpB gene encoding 5-oxoprolinase subunit PxpB, which produces MDGVKMSPFGDAAIRIQFGSVLSKELNQTIRSFSQQLQQEDLRGVTEWVPTYTAVTVFYQPDKVSYQTLTQQLMSVYEEVKDSKVPPAKVIYIPTYYGGDVGPDLSYVAERNHLSVDEVISIHSNQPYLIYMIGFTPGFPYLGGMSKKIATPRLESPRAKVPAGSVGIAGEQTGVYSLDTPGGWQIIGKTPVKLYDHTRTEPVLLEAGNYLKFYSVTKEEYQAIEEQIENNTYQLKQEWMEEANDESSN; this is translated from the coding sequence GTGGACGGTGTAAAAATGTCTCCGTTTGGTGACGCGGCGATTCGAATTCAGTTTGGTTCGGTATTGTCTAAGGAACTTAATCAAACGATTCGAAGCTTTAGTCAACAACTGCAACAGGAAGACTTGCGCGGGGTAACCGAATGGGTACCGACATATACGGCAGTAACGGTGTTTTATCAGCCGGATAAGGTGTCATATCAAACATTGACGCAGCAACTGATGTCAGTTTACGAAGAAGTAAAGGATAGCAAGGTCCCTCCCGCAAAAGTGATCTACATTCCGACTTATTATGGTGGCGATGTTGGACCTGATTTGTCTTATGTCGCCGAACGAAATCACCTCTCCGTTGATGAAGTGATTTCGATTCATTCCAATCAACCATACCTGATTTATATGATTGGCTTCACACCGGGTTTTCCTTATTTAGGTGGGATGTCAAAGAAAATTGCTACGCCACGTCTCGAGTCGCCACGCGCGAAAGTACCTGCTGGCTCTGTCGGAATCGCAGGTGAACAAACAGGGGTGTATTCGCTCGATACACCAGGAGGTTGGCAAATTATTGGTAAAACACCTGTGAAGCTGTATGATCACACGCGGACTGAACCTGTACTACTTGAAGCAGGGAATTACCTGAAGTTTTATTCTGTGACAAAAGAAGAGTATCAAGCGATTGAGGAGCAAATCGAAAACAATACATATCAATTGAAACAAGAATGGATGGAGGAAGCTAATGATGAATCATCAAATTGA
- a CDS encoding LamB/YcsF family protein, which translates to MNHQIDLNSDLGESFGAYRIGQDDQVLTHVTSANIACGYHAGDHNVMHKTVKLAIENNVALGAHPGIQDLIGFGRRVMQLDPKDVYNFTVYQIGALQAFAKVYQTNLQHVKPHGALFNMASKDQAIAKAIAEAVYDVDPTLILFGLSGGELVKAGKGLGLQVAQEVFSDRTYQPDGTLTPRTEPNAMIEDADEAVERVIQMITKGTVEAVDGSTIPLQADTICVHGDEPSALEFVKNLKSAFAANKIEVAAIGKNI; encoded by the coding sequence ATGAATCATCAAATTGATTTAAATAGTGATTTAGGTGAAAGCTTTGGTGCGTATCGAATCGGTCAAGATGACCAGGTGTTAACACATGTTACTTCGGCTAATATTGCTTGTGGCTATCATGCCGGAGACCATAATGTCATGCATAAAACGGTGAAACTAGCGATCGAAAACAATGTCGCGCTAGGGGCGCATCCCGGCATTCAAGATTTAATTGGCTTTGGGCGCCGTGTCATGCAATTAGATCCCAAAGACGTGTATAACTTTACGGTTTATCAAATTGGCGCTCTCCAAGCGTTTGCGAAGGTTTATCAAACAAATTTGCAGCACGTTAAGCCCCATGGTGCGTTGTTTAACATGGCCTCAAAAGATCAAGCGATTGCAAAAGCGATAGCTGAGGCTGTTTATGACGTTGATCCAACGTTAATTTTATTTGGGCTGTCTGGTGGAGAACTTGTGAAAGCTGGTAAGGGGCTCGGTCTCCAAGTGGCACAAGAAGTGTTTTCAGACCGTACGTATCAACCTGACGGGACGCTGACACCGAGAACGGAGCCGAATGCAATGATTGAAGATGCGGATGAAGCGGTTGAGCGTGTCATCCAAATGATTACAAAAGGGACGGTAGAAGCTGTAGACGGGTCAACGATACCACTACAAGCAGATACGATTTGTGTGCATGGGGATGAACCGAGTGCACTCGAATTTGTAAAAAATCTAAAATCTGCTTTTGCAGCGAACAAGATTGAAGTCGCTGCGATTGGGAAAAATATATGA